In Phosphitispora fastidiosa, a single window of DNA contains:
- a CDS encoding radical SAM protein: protein MKETLRGLHFKSLSGMDYYYDDCSGMVFPCPGDLKNTLLNMDADNLERLEKTPPESLGYWERFIQERHHIYGAFWAPDSFPQIPAKPDPVILAQTTAQNGFRQLILTVTGSCNLQCRYCINSTIYPYSETLPSEAMSLEVAKTAVDYYLENLARIRLADPCRTGVITFYGGEPLLRFPLIEEVVKYVRGKKVANVLYTISTNGLLLDDHVSDFLAANKFAVWVSLDGPGQQHDRNRITPGGRGSFSEVYGNIQRFWKRHPDYPLLGFLVTYDWRSDIGELWQFFKTHQEFKRSLFMFNPVGSHFTDYYKQFSQQERLGFFESVAAIREKLTDPLRENDNDPLINFFILSPYRLHLMRKILGLPGRPEVPATGTCLPGEKICVLPDGRLQPCERVPGLANIGTVETGLNFEVIADLVHMYNREIAAQCRGCQIMQLCRTCFSHFWSGKDFRKPTPSFCENQVQWTREILTEIYSLLEKAPEYYEEVMKIYQRRYSQMLSLNF, encoded by the coding sequence TTGAAAGAAACACTTCGGGGACTTCATTTTAAAAGTTTAAGTGGTATGGATTACTACTATGATGACTGTTCGGGGATGGTTTTTCCCTGCCCCGGCGACCTGAAAAATACCCTTCTAAACATGGATGCCGACAACCTGGAGCGTCTAGAAAAAACGCCACCTGAATCATTGGGGTATTGGGAACGTTTTATTCAGGAGCGGCACCATATATACGGAGCCTTTTGGGCTCCGGACTCTTTTCCCCAGATACCCGCTAAACCCGATCCGGTTATTTTGGCCCAGACCACGGCTCAGAATGGATTTCGCCAGCTGATATTGACGGTTACCGGAAGCTGTAACCTGCAGTGCCGCTACTGTATTAATTCAACAATTTACCCCTATTCGGAAACACTGCCTTCTGAGGCCATGTCACTGGAGGTTGCCAAAACGGCAGTTGATTATTACCTGGAAAACCTGGCCCGGATTCGCCTTGCCGATCCCTGCAGAACCGGAGTCATAACCTTTTACGGCGGGGAACCACTGCTGCGCTTCCCCCTGATAGAAGAGGTAGTCAAATATGTCCGGGGGAAAAAAGTGGCCAACGTTCTGTACACCATCAGCACTAATGGCCTTTTATTGGATGACCATGTCTCAGATTTCCTGGCAGCCAATAAATTTGCCGTCTGGGTAAGCCTCGACGGTCCCGGGCAGCAGCATGACCGCAATCGTATCACACCTGGAGGCAGGGGAAGTTTCTCCGAGGTATATGGCAATATTCAGCGTTTTTGGAAGAGGCACCCTGACTATCCCCTCCTGGGTTTCCTGGTAACCTATGACTGGCGCAGCGATATTGGTGAGCTGTGGCAGTTTTTCAAAACTCATCAGGAGTTCAAAAGGTCTTTGTTTATGTTTAATCCTGTCGGGTCACATTTCACCGACTATTATAAACAGTTTTCCCAACAGGAAAGACTCGGTTTTTTTGAAAGTGTGGCCGCCATCAGGGAAAAGCTAACTGACCCTTTAAGAGAAAACGATAATGACCCCCTGATAAATTTCTTCATTCTGTCACCATACCGGTTACATTTAATGCGAAAAATCTTAGGTCTGCCCGGCAGGCCTGAAGTCCCGGCGACCGGAACCTGCCTGCCCGGAGAAAAAATTTGTGTCCTCCCGGACGGAAGGCTGCAGCCCTGTGAAAGGGTACCCGGCCTGGCCAATATCGGCACAGTGGAAACCGGACTTAACTTTGAAGTTATTGCCGACTTGGTTCATATGTATAATCGGGAGATTGCCGCCCAGTGCCGTGGATGCCAGATTATGCAGCTATGCAGAACCTGTTTCTCACACTTCTGGTCTGGAAAAGACTTCCGTAAACCTACCCCCTCCTTTTGTGAAAACCAGGTCCAATGGACCCGGGAAATATTGACGGAGATTTACAGTCTCCTGGAAAAAGCCCCTGAGTACTATGAAGAAGTAATGAAAATATACCAGCGGCGATACAGCCAAATGTTATCCCTTAATTTTTGA
- a CDS encoding MATE family efflux transporter, with protein sequence MDKSRKLGEEKVSKLLMKFSIPAVVGMLVNAVYNLVDRIFIGNAVGSLGIAGTTIGFPVMMVIMAFGMLIGIGATSLISIRLGEQKKEEAELIAGNAMVLLIAISVLISTVGLLFITPILTAFGASKAVLPYARDYMGIILWGTVFQSIGFGMNNFIRAEGNPRTAMFTMLLGAILNTVLDPIFLFVFKWGMSGAAYATILSQAVSAAWVLYYYTGGGSQLKLRLKNLKLQMQTVGQIMALGAPPFAMQIAAGVLGVIMNRSLFTYGGDLAVSAMGVVMSVMMVLMMPVIGISQGVQPIIGYNYGAQKFDRVKDALKQGIMAATIIVCIGFLITMLIPEQLVAMFNRQDRELIKFGAHALRVFFIFLPIIGFQIISANYFQAVGKPKHAAFLSLSRQVLVLIPALLILPRFFGLDGVLMAGPLADLASSIITGIWLFRELKHLDTRHQESAA encoded by the coding sequence GTGGATAAGTCCCGGAAATTGGGAGAAGAAAAGGTATCTAAGCTTTTAATGAAGTTTTCTATTCCGGCAGTCGTAGGAATGCTGGTAAATGCCGTTTATAATTTGGTTGACCGGATCTTTATCGGGAATGCGGTAGGTTCTCTGGGGATAGCCGGGACCACCATAGGTTTTCCTGTTATGATGGTAATTATGGCTTTCGGTATGCTGATTGGCATTGGAGCCACCTCTTTAATCTCAATCAGACTGGGTGAACAGAAAAAAGAAGAAGCAGAACTGATAGCGGGAAATGCCATGGTTTTATTGATTGCCATTTCTGTATTGATTTCTACTGTGGGTCTGCTGTTTATCACACCCATTTTAACTGCTTTTGGCGCCAGTAAGGCAGTGCTGCCTTATGCCAGGGATTACATGGGTATTATTTTATGGGGCACAGTGTTTCAATCGATTGGTTTTGGGATGAACAACTTTATTCGTGCTGAAGGGAATCCCAGGACGGCTATGTTTACTATGCTGCTGGGAGCGATACTAAATACTGTTCTGGACCCTATCTTCTTATTTGTGTTCAAATGGGGGATGAGCGGGGCGGCATATGCCACCATTTTGTCCCAGGCAGTGTCTGCGGCATGGGTGCTCTATTATTATACAGGCGGCGGAAGCCAGTTGAAACTAAGGTTAAAAAATCTAAAACTGCAGATGCAAACAGTAGGGCAAATTATGGCCCTTGGGGCACCGCCCTTTGCCATGCAGATTGCCGCCGGGGTTTTGGGGGTTATTATGAACAGAAGTTTATTCACTTATGGCGGGGACCTTGCTGTATCAGCCATGGGAGTTGTTATGAGTGTCATGATGGTGCTTATGATGCCTGTTATTGGCATCAGCCAGGGGGTTCAGCCGATAATTGGCTATAACTATGGCGCTCAAAAGTTTGATCGGGTCAAAGATGCTTTGAAGCAGGGGATAATGGCAGCCACCATAATTGTTTGTATCGGTTTTCTGATAACCATGCTGATACCGGAACAGCTTGTAGCTATGTTCAACCGTCAGGACCGGGAGCTTATCAAGTTTGGCGCACATGCTTTGCGGGTGTTTTTTATTTTTCTTCCTATTATCGGGTTTCAGATTATTTCGGCCAACTATTTTCAGGCAGTGGGCAAACCAAAACACGCTGCTTTTTTAAGTCTCTCCAGGCAGGTGCTGGTACTCATTCCGGCCCTGCTGATCCTGCCAAGGTTTTTTGGCTTAGACGGGGTACTCATGGCCGGACCGCTGGCGGATTTAGCTTCATCAATTATAACCGGAATCTGGTTATTTAGGGAGTTAAAACATCTGGATACCAGACATCAGGAGAGTGCTGCCTGA
- a CDS encoding helix-turn-helix domain-containing protein: MSKHYGDKGLKSKVDYPDIMTINQVAEYFQISEVTTYKLVQEGSIPAFKIGRHWRVKRDDLDEFIERLKRGERI; encoded by the coding sequence ATGTCAAAACATTATGGAGATAAAGGGTTAAAAAGTAAAGTAGATTATCCGGATATTATGACAATAAATCAGGTAGCTGAGTATTTTCAGATAAGTGAAGTGACTACCTATAAGCTGGTTCAGGAGGGAAGCATTCCGGCCTTCAAAATAGGACGGCACTGGCGGGTAAAAAGGGATGACCTGGATGAATTCATAGAAAGACTGAAACGGGGTGAAAGAATTTGA
- a CDS encoding helix-turn-helix domain-containing protein has protein sequence MNKAYKYRLYPNKEQAILINKTFGCVRFVYNRMHADRKAIYEKYKLLPMLN, from the coding sequence GTGAATAAAGCATATAAATACCGCCTTTATCCGAACAAAGAGCAAGCCATTCTCATAAATAAAACCTTTGGCTGTGTTCGGTTTGTATACAATCGAATGCATGCTGACAGAAAGGCAATTTATGAGAAGTATAAACTCTTGCCAATGCTCAACTAA
- a CDS encoding cytochrome c3 family protein, giving the protein MATSILSRGLKKVIKQKKVLLATMIILIAAALGAIIWNILPAEAVRKTVWQTPATAAVHAVAAADIDGDNVSEVVYGGQDSKLYVRKYIHATRLTEPYQTFGITAGMSPEIIKLRDLDGDGKQEIIIAGPDSNRVEAYTFINNTLAQLFSVPVSANVLDLAVGQFTDANGNTGIDVAAVTSANKMELVYNDADTWKTGFTANTAYQARRVESFVYDGAQDALVVTTVYGVRTFLFEGVDNPPPVWEVNGVVFDGATYNVFAPLAVSGDIVDSSNSNGTDGIPEIVVGTQDLKAGKSDIIVTLNGRTGAEVWTSTGGKTLGRINDIKVQAVGGAEPDRRYVTVGTGAARDAGGNPAHGQYVLLFEVGGSGLNNPNFKRATGDDWRGYMAPAGEVLAVYLGYIDHSLTNSSGNTNIIVITGDKTDGTPENRVVKMWYLGSTNSLNYDTYSDTDNYYDLNTNASYTWSPRSTYLIASAAVNPQDNWRDVVFTRPGTGGAEVVSFDDKAPVILAVPSVSPNPVVNPWNNNVTISVSASEGCYVKAEVLRGSNGSVFATVGPRVADFNGTDAAASLVWDGTDGAGNRYTETIYKIKVWVYDNETQFDGNSELTLPWQSEARSYNTYPGTYSYYTVSYDSTSPELTLGLYKDINRTIPLSVYNGKPITRSGSPVYLKITGSEALLPDSVFYSVYDVHPQAVASPSTTDNVNFKGIWNLDLPAEDGTAVIQAEGRDPGGNTGTVTREVIVDNTATQPAVTATDNLNGKITLNISGIDPDHRYVRIYRSTVSGFTPNEYCLLASFTGFTANSFTDKNVQPNQNYYYRVQQVDYIENTAVSDEVSGKSLPGLTFNVDYYTDAGLTQLLPKNPDGRYVTNLRSPIYIKFTAGNPLVAAPAYVIDAPGSTANDITEPVTAAWVSGQVYQGTWGVTVPGNDGSASVKVTAADIFGQSLSDNVPAAGGTVVVDTTARTPHLWAEPGPSSVNLSWTRESDIKNTRIYRSTNPDFVPTDAGIGANLITAVSGTVYHNTDLDSEQTYYYKVIAVDCAGNVSAPSDRVSVQPEFAEPHPAPVIVRADPTNKQILYLVFDEPVVIRGNPAEWTVTQNVYGTPPEVTSAEVTDDRRIIRIILNGEQGTGNQLTPLTYTVALTGIEDDYGTPLPENGTANQVSWEAFSPHGKFSQWSGGTVPAGSATVLCGLCHSAHNASGSSLLPDTTIKRVCFICHSITGSSALKVEGEFVSRSVYGMPYSFTLHKSLDSDDPGYDVLSCVDCHNPHGDVIDKNTDNTIYPKLLRVTDAGGNKYYQGNQVCLACHGNIDCGFEDGTYYANTGGNHINPVNPDNINAPNTTGPVHYDNVNFADFLNPDSGTQITCVKCHEKHGSQYGSLLDNSLAGSEEALCFKSGCHGPENPAKNIYDQFLGASKVSRHDIGGTGGKGRVECTNCHGPHTVDNTNTAATAKISDPDNTKLAYSGWLNNDFCLKCHDGDPPQKTRTDTEVVPYTVSFDLDITTNGSGWNKSWFTNSGHYNQGFQTPRRCTGCHTWHGSQYLSLMTEPIDRDFNYSFNSSNSPYCLGLCHQASIGNSFVNTEVKTVFNPANSPYRHPTFDVNGVHDNTEDLAAKNVDRHAECSDCHDVHTSRADGTEQGLLGQVTGLDLTWSGDPWETFADAELVPLTFGAKQYLLCLKCHSPYSYNSPPESPSSNGSWQGAFDQTDIAMEFNPDNPAFHAVIGESKVPDFVYNDDTYDYGMFANSWTADSEMKCTDCHSYPGRRGPHGSPNRFILKGRWDNTTGESGTSNHLCFYCHDYDFYTGADPGSETVRSQFSREGNYNLHNSSGGSHGSAGCVQCHGAVPHGWNKEDSGTGGLSLVTADDPGPYSDGVGITAINSVNTIPGDWKGHGVQWSCQKSCH; this is encoded by the coding sequence ATGGCAACTTCTATATTGAGTAGAGGATTAAAAAAGGTAATTAAACAGAAAAAGGTCTTATTAGCAACCATGATCATTTTAATCGCCGCGGCTCTGGGAGCAATAATATGGAATATTCTCCCCGCTGAGGCGGTCAGGAAAACCGTCTGGCAGACCCCTGCCACTGCTGCTGTACATGCTGTTGCAGCTGCTGACATCGATGGTGATAATGTCAGCGAAGTGGTCTATGGCGGTCAGGACAGCAAACTATACGTCAGAAAATACATTCACGCCACCAGGCTGACAGAGCCTTACCAGACCTTTGGCATCACTGCCGGAATGTCACCTGAGATAATCAAGCTGCGGGACCTTGACGGCGACGGTAAACAGGAAATTATAATCGCCGGCCCGGACAGCAATCGGGTTGAGGCATATACCTTTATTAACAATACGCTGGCACAGCTTTTCAGTGTTCCTGTCAGCGCCAATGTTCTGGACCTGGCGGTCGGACAGTTCACCGATGCCAATGGCAATACCGGTATTGATGTGGCTGCAGTGACATCGGCAAACAAAATGGAACTGGTGTACAATGATGCCGATACCTGGAAAACCGGCTTCACAGCAAATACTGCATACCAGGCCCGGCGGGTTGAATCCTTTGTCTATGACGGCGCCCAGGATGCGCTGGTGGTGACTACTGTTTATGGTGTGAGGACATTTCTCTTTGAGGGGGTGGATAATCCGCCCCCGGTCTGGGAAGTAAACGGTGTTGTTTTTGATGGGGCCACCTACAATGTATTTGCCCCACTGGCCGTTTCCGGTGACATTGTGGACAGCTCAAACAGCAACGGCACTGATGGTATTCCGGAAATCGTTGTCGGCACTCAGGACCTGAAAGCGGGGAAAAGCGATATTATTGTAACCCTCAACGGCAGGACCGGGGCTGAGGTTTGGACGAGCACCGGTGGCAAGACCCTGGGACGTATCAATGACATCAAGGTCCAGGCTGTGGGAGGGGCGGAGCCTGACAGGAGATATGTTACTGTTGGTACAGGTGCAGCCAGGGATGCCGGAGGAAATCCGGCTCACGGGCAGTATGTCCTGTTATTTGAAGTTGGCGGTTCGGGTCTGAATAACCCCAACTTTAAACGGGCTACCGGGGACGACTGGCGGGGTTACATGGCCCCCGCCGGAGAGGTCCTGGCCGTTTACCTGGGCTACATCGACCATTCTTTGACCAACTCATCGGGAAATACAAATATAATCGTGATAACCGGGGACAAGACCGATGGAACTCCGGAAAACAGGGTTGTTAAAATGTGGTATCTCGGCAGCACTAACAGCCTTAACTATGATACCTATAGTGACACAGATAACTATTATGATTTAAATACTAATGCCTCCTATACCTGGTCGCCCCGGAGTACCTATTTGATTGCCAGCGCTGCCGTCAATCCACAGGATAACTGGCGGGATGTGGTGTTTACCCGGCCCGGCACAGGCGGGGCTGAAGTAGTCAGTTTTGACGACAAAGCGCCGGTAATTTTGGCAGTCCCCAGTGTGTCGCCGAACCCGGTTGTTAACCCCTGGAACAACAATGTTACCATATCGGTATCTGCCAGCGAGGGATGTTATGTTAAAGCAGAAGTATTAAGGGGCAGTAATGGTTCCGTATTTGCTACAGTGGGACCCAGAGTAGCGGATTTTAATGGGACCGATGCCGCTGCCAGCCTCGTTTGGGACGGCACTGACGGGGCAGGTAACAGGTATACGGAGACAATATATAAAATCAAGGTCTGGGTATATGATAATGAAACCCAATTTGACGGCAACAGCGAACTGACTCTGCCCTGGCAGTCGGAAGCAAGGTCATATAACACTTATCCCGGTACATATAGCTATTACACTGTAAGCTATGACTCTACCAGTCCGGAACTGACTTTGGGATTATATAAGGATATTAACCGGACCATTCCGCTCAGCGTTTACAATGGCAAGCCCATCACACGGTCAGGCTCTCCGGTATATCTTAAAATAACCGGTTCAGAAGCTCTGCTGCCAGATTCGGTGTTCTATAGTGTTTATGATGTGCATCCCCAGGCCGTGGCGAGTCCTTCGACAACTGACAATGTTAATTTTAAGGGGATCTGGAACCTTGACCTGCCCGCTGAGGACGGGACTGCCGTCATCCAGGCTGAAGGAAGAGACCCCGGGGGGAACACCGGGACGGTAACCCGGGAGGTTATTGTTGATAATACTGCGACTCAGCCGGCAGTAACCGCAACTGACAATTTAAACGGGAAGATAACCCTCAACATTTCAGGTATTGACCCGGACCACAGATATGTCAGGATATACCGCAGTACTGTAAGCGGGTTCACTCCCAATGAATACTGCCTCCTGGCAAGCTTCACCGGTTTTACGGCAAATTCCTTTACAGATAAAAACGTTCAGCCTAATCAGAATTATTATTACCGTGTCCAGCAGGTGGACTATATTGAAAACACCGCTGTTTCTGATGAGGTTTCCGGCAAGTCCCTGCCAGGACTGACTTTTAATGTGGATTATTATACGGATGCCGGTTTGACGCAGCTGCTGCCCAAAAACCCGGACGGCCGGTATGTAACAAATCTGAGATCACCTATTTACATTAAGTTTACCGCCGGCAATCCCCTGGTGGCTGCGCCTGCTTATGTAATTGATGCGCCCGGAAGCACAGCTAATGATATCACTGAACCGGTAACAGCCGCCTGGGTTAGCGGTCAGGTTTATCAGGGGACTTGGGGGGTTACTGTGCCGGGCAATGACGGATCGGCAAGTGTAAAGGTAACGGCTGCAGATATCTTCGGGCAGTCGTTGAGCGATAATGTGCCTGCAGCCGGCGGTACAGTGGTTGTGGACACAACTGCCCGGACGCCGCATCTCTGGGCTGAACCGGGCCCGTCCAGCGTAAATTTGAGTTGGACGAGGGAGAGCGATATCAAAAATACCAGGATTTACCGCAGTACTAACCCGGATTTTGTGCCCACTGATGCGGGAATTGGAGCTAATCTTATCACTGCTGTGTCTGGAACCGTTTATCATAACACCGACCTTGACTCTGAACAAACCTATTATTACAAGGTTATTGCTGTTGACTGTGCCGGCAATGTTTCGGCCCCGTCTGACAGAGTCTCTGTGCAGCCTGAATTTGCGGAACCCCATCCGGCGCCGGTAATTGTTAGGGCTGACCCTACCAATAAACAGATTCTTTATCTTGTTTTTGACGAACCGGTTGTTATCAGGGGTAATCCTGCCGAATGGACGGTAACCCAGAATGTATACGGAACACCGCCTGAGGTAACTTCTGCAGAGGTTACCGATGACAGGAGGATCATCAGAATTATCCTAAACGGAGAACAGGGAACCGGAAACCAGTTAACTCCATTAACATATACCGTGGCTCTGACCGGTATTGAGGATGATTATGGGACTCCCCTTCCGGAAAATGGTACGGCCAATCAGGTATCCTGGGAGGCCTTTAGCCCTCACGGTAAGTTTTCCCAGTGGTCAGGAGGAACTGTTCCTGCCGGGTCAGCCACCGTTTTATGCGGACTTTGCCACAGCGCGCATAATGCTTCAGGGAGTTCACTGCTTCCTGATACCACCATTAAAAGGGTCTGCTTCATTTGTCATAGTATCACTGGTTCCAGCGCCTTAAAGGTGGAAGGTGAATTTGTTTCCCGGAGTGTATATGGGATGCCATATTCTTTTACCCTTCACAAATCCCTGGACAGTGATGATCCCGGATATGACGTGCTTTCATGTGTTGATTGCCATAATCCTCATGGAGATGTTATCGACAAAAACACTGACAATACGATTTATCCCAAGCTGCTGCGGGTTACCGATGCCGGCGGAAATAAATATTATCAGGGCAATCAGGTATGTTTGGCCTGCCATGGCAATATTGACTGCGGTTTTGAAGACGGGACATATTATGCCAATACCGGGGGGAACCACATTAACCCGGTTAACCCGGATAATATAAATGCTCCAAATACTACCGGACCGGTTCATTATGATAACGTCAATTTTGCGGATTTCCTTAATCCTGATTCCGGGACCCAGATTACCTGCGTGAAATGTCACGAAAAACACGGTTCCCAATATGGCAGCCTTCTGGACAACAGCCTGGCCGGCAGTGAGGAAGCCCTGTGCTTCAAATCAGGCTGTCACGGGCCGGAAAATCCCGCCAAAAATATCTATGACCAGTTTCTCGGCGCCAGCAAGGTTTCCCGGCACGACATCGGCGGCACTGGCGGCAAGGGCAGGGTTGAATGCACCAACTGTCACGGCCCGCATACTGTTGATAATACCAACACCGCAGCTACCGCAAAAATCAGCGATCCGGATAATACCAAGCTGGCATATTCAGGCTGGTTGAATAATGACTTCTGCCTCAAGTGTCATGATGGCGACCCGCCCCAAAAGACCCGGACTGATACTGAGGTTGTGCCTTACACGGTCAGTTTTGATTTGGATATAACTACCAACGGCTCCGGTTGGAATAAATCATGGTTCACCAATTCCGGTCATTATAACCAGGGTTTCCAGACACCCAGGCGCTGCACCGGGTGTCATACCTGGCATGGGTCCCAATATTTATCCCTGATGACTGAACCTATCGACCGGGATTTTAATTACAGTTTCAATTCCAGCAATAGCCCTTATTGTTTAGGATTATGCCACCAGGCATCAATAGGCAACTCGTTCGTGAATACGGAAGTTAAGACTGTATTTAATCCGGCCAACTCTCCATACCGGCATCCTACCTTTGATGTAAATGGGGTTCATGACAATACCGAGGACCTGGCCGCGAAAAATGTGGACAGGCATGCCGAGTGTTCCGACTGCCATGATGTCCACACCTCCAGGGCTGACGGCACTGAGCAGGGCCTTTTGGGACAGGTAACCGGTCTTGACCTTACCTGGAGCGGGGACCCATGGGAAACGTTTGCTGATGCGGAGCTGGTGCCGCTGACTTTCGGCGCTAAGCAATACCTGTTGTGTCTTAAGTGCCACAGCCCTTATTCATATAATTCACCTCCTGAGTCGCCATCGTCCAATGGGTCATGGCAGGGCGCTTTTGACCAGACGGATATTGCTATGGAGTTCAACCCTGATAACCCTGCCTTCCATGCGGTAATTGGAGAAAGCAAAGTACCCGATTTCGTCTATAATGATGACACATATGATTACGGAATGTTTGCGAATTCATGGACGGCAGATTCGGAAATGAAGTGTACAGACTGCCACAGCTATCCGGGCAGGAGGGGGCCTCACGGTTCACCAAACAGGTTCATCCTCAAAGGCCGATGGGATAATACTACCGGAGAAAGCGGGACTTCCAATCATCTCTGTTTCTACTGTCATGACTATGACTTTTATACAGGGGCTGATCCTGGCAGTGAGACTGTAAGATCTCAGTTTTCCAGGGAAGGAAATTATAACCTGCATAACAGCTCCGGGGGTTCCCATGGCAGCGCCGGATGTGTCCAGTGCCACGGAGCGGTTCCCCATGGCTGGAATAAAGAAGACAGTGGAACTGGAGGGTTGTCCCTGGTTACCGCTGATGATCCCGGACCATATAGTGACGGGGTGGGGATTACAGCAATCAACAGTGTAAATACCATCCCGGGTGATTGGAAAGGCCATGGCGTCCAGTGGTCATGCCAGAAAAGCTGTCACTAA
- a CDS encoding zinc ribbon domain-containing protein codes for MSLSIKWYPSSKLCHICKHENKELTLADRNWTCPHCGTELDRDVNAAINIKNEGCRILGIA; via the coding sequence TTGTCATTATCGATAAAATGGTATCCATCTAGCAAACTCTGTCATATATGCAAGCATGAAAATAAAGAACTGACCTTGGCAGACAGAAACTGGACCTGCCCCCACTGCGGAACAGAACTGGACAGGGATGTCAACGCTGCCATCAATATCAAAAATGAAGGCTGCCGGATACTTGGTATAGCCTGA
- a CDS encoding radical SAM/SPASM domain-containing protein, translating into MTNTKRYFRLFPEAIYVPGSVGGALYLLLQQKVFALDTVCSQILADTEQNCSLEEAADRTGLSLVETKSFFDTLNKLGAGCFLDRPCFVEKIRPYNPVEDITFFRPAPRIDILHITLTGQCSQNCSFCVPGQLTPRLQPCLGCHRELTGREQALPLPYIKKALEETALLGCHSVVFHAGDPHLTEELLQESILAAQKLNYSMFDLITGIPLAKEFTKWLIKTKTTPVFQVFSDQEAVHDRISGKKGSWAQLLQNISLLKENNYPFKLVYLFTGEDPAPYEILSNLNQLGAGSVYSDRLIKSSPPVKDFIYGENYLIPPDIQRYIAKQKNHTCRHSKLALNWDGKYYPCPALSEHELGHVRDTTVQEIFAEKKIQPYWQNDRELEPCFRCEFRFACHRCETVFAQYQDKTMICGNNVAAHSGESAR; encoded by the coding sequence TTGACCAACACAAAAAGATACTTCCGCCTGTTTCCTGAGGCAATTTATGTCCCGGGATCCGTGGGTGGCGCCTTATATTTGCTTCTGCAGCAAAAGGTGTTTGCCCTTGATACTGTGTGCAGCCAGATACTTGCAGATACGGAACAAAACTGTTCACTGGAGGAGGCCGCAGACCGTACAGGACTTTCCTTAGTGGAAACGAAAAGTTTTTTTGATACCTTAAATAAACTGGGGGCAGGCTGTTTTCTGGACCGGCCCTGTTTTGTGGAAAAAATCCGGCCCTATAATCCCGTTGAGGATATTACTTTTTTTCGCCCGGCGCCAAGAATCGATATCCTGCATATTACACTGACGGGACAATGCAGCCAGAACTGCAGCTTTTGCGTGCCCGGCCAATTGACTCCCCGGCTGCAGCCCTGTCTGGGATGCCACCGGGAATTGACCGGTCGGGAACAGGCACTACCGCTCCCCTACATTAAAAAGGCCCTGGAAGAAACAGCTCTGTTAGGCTGCCATTCCGTGGTCTTCCATGCCGGTGACCCTCATCTTACAGAGGAATTGCTTCAGGAATCGATACTTGCTGCTCAAAAGCTGAACTATTCCATGTTTGATCTCATCACCGGCATCCCGTTGGCAAAGGAATTTACCAAATGGCTGATAAAAACAAAAACCACTCCTGTCTTCCAGGTTTTCTCTGACCAGGAAGCGGTTCATGACCGGATCAGCGGCAAAAAAGGCAGTTGGGCACAACTGCTGCAAAATATTTCTCTCCTGAAGGAAAACAATTATCCCTTCAAACTGGTTTACCTGTTTACCGGGGAAGACCCTGCCCCCTATGAAATACTCAGCAACCTGAATCAACTCGGCGCTGGGTCAGTTTACAGTGACAGACTTATTAAAAGTTCACCACCGGTTAAGGATTTCATTTATGGCGAAAATTATCTAATCCCACCAGACATACAAAGGTATATTGCCAAACAAAAAAACCATACCTGCCGGCACAGCAAGCTGGCCCTAAACTGGGATGGCAAGTATTATCCCTGTCCGGCACTGTCGGAACATGAACTGGGTCATGTCCGGGATACCACGGTACAGGAAATATTTGCAGAGAAAAAAATTCAGCCATACTGGCAGAATGACCGGGAATTGGAGCCCTGTTTCAGGTGCGAGTTTCGCTTTGCCTGCCACAGGTGTGAAACAGTGTTTGCACAGTATCAGGATAAGACAATGATTTGTGGGAATAATGTGGCGGCACACTCTGGGGAAAGCGCGAGATGA